The Pseudarthrobacter sulfonivorans genome includes a window with the following:
- the mcrC gene encoding 5-methylcytosine-specific restriction endonuclease system specificity protein McrC, with the protein MNDRSIMIRNVYVMMTYAFRAIRSDGNDRIAAEPFDHIHDLLAEILVRGVGAQVKRGLHRDYLHRSDEIATVRGRIDVTRTIATRSNTRGRLVCEFDEYEPDTPHNRALKSVIVLLIRHSDVAMARKDALRRLLPYLDAVTLVAPTSIRWHMLTYHRANATYRLLLGVCELIVRGLLPTQDSGTSKLTSWVSDDAMSALYERFLREYYRVHHPEVSSGAPTVDWDLDEPRSPNLQLPLMRTDVTLRNRGRTLIIDAKYYSHSMQTGTWGKATVHSTNLYQVFSYVKNEDTLRDGSVSGMLLYARTDAVEQPDLDVVIQGNRIGARTLDLNQPWQYLSAQLEDIIGWL; encoded by the coding sequence ATGAACGACCGCTCGATCATGATTCGCAACGTGTACGTCATGATGACGTATGCATTCCGAGCGATCCGCAGCGATGGCAATGACAGGATTGCCGCCGAGCCATTCGATCACATTCATGACCTGCTAGCGGAGATCCTTGTACGTGGCGTCGGCGCGCAGGTCAAGCGCGGTCTTCATCGAGATTACCTTCACCGCAGCGACGAAATTGCCACCGTCCGCGGCCGGATCGACGTGACTCGCACTATTGCCACCCGCTCAAACACCCGTGGGCGGCTAGTGTGCGAGTTTGACGAGTACGAACCAGACACGCCCCATAACCGGGCACTGAAGTCGGTCATTGTGCTCCTCATCCGCCACAGCGACGTCGCCATGGCGCGCAAAGACGCTCTGCGGCGGCTCCTGCCATACTTGGACGCCGTGACGCTGGTGGCACCGACGTCGATCCGGTGGCACATGCTCACATACCACCGCGCCAACGCCACTTACCGGCTGCTCCTCGGCGTCTGCGAGCTGATCGTCCGCGGACTCCTCCCCACCCAGGACTCCGGAACCTCGAAGCTCACATCGTGGGTTTCGGATGATGCGATGAGCGCTCTGTACGAACGGTTCCTGCGTGAGTACTACCGGGTCCACCATCCCGAGGTCTCCTCCGGCGCGCCAACCGTTGATTGGGACCTCGATGAGCCGCGGAGCCCAAACTTGCAACTGCCCTTGATGCGTACCGACGTCACGCTCCGCAACCGCGGGCGCACTCTCATCATCGACGCGAAGTACTACAGCCATTCGATGCAGACCGGAACATGGGGCAAGGCGACCGTCCATTCGACGAATCTGTACCAAGTGTTTTCATATGTGAAGAACGAGGACACCCTGCGCGACGGGTCCGTCAGCGGAATGCTTCTATACGCGCGTACCGATGCCGTAGAGCAGCCCGACCTTGACGTCGTAATCCAAGGCAATCGAATAGGCGCGCGAACCCTCGACCTAAACCAACCCTGGCAGTATCTCAGCGCTCAGCTCGAAGACATTATCGGATGGCTTTAA
- a CDS encoding amino acid permease — protein sequence MSDLPSGAVFLAGPVVAQFASRLAAQASASRLLYAMGRDSVLPKAVFGRLSEKFHTPVANLVITGIVGLIAIFLDVATSTSFINFGAFTAFTLVNASVVFHYVRQRRAGHQLNPVSYVMVPVIGAVICAYLLSQLDSNAITLGVCWVWWSWP from the coding sequence TTGTCGGACTTACCTAGCGGCGCCGTGTTCCTGGCCGGCCCGGTGGTGGCGCAGTTCGCCTCCCGCCTCGCCGCGCAGGCCAGCGCGTCACGGTTGCTGTACGCGATGGGCCGCGACTCGGTCCTGCCCAAGGCGGTCTTCGGCAGGCTCAGCGAGAAGTTCCACACCCCGGTGGCGAACCTGGTGATCACCGGCATCGTGGGCCTCATCGCGATCTTCCTGGACGTGGCCACCTCGACGTCGTTCATCAACTTTGGTGCCTTCACTGCCTTCACGCTGGTGAACGCCTCGGTGGTGTTCCACTATGTGCGCCAGCGCCGGGCCGGGCACCAGCTGAACCCGGTGTCCTACGTGATGGTCCCGGTGATCGGCGCCGTCATCTGCGCCTACCTGCTCTCCCAGCTGGACAGTAACGCCATTACGCTGGGAGTGTGCTGGGTGTGGTGGTCCTGGCCCTGA
- a CDS encoding GIY-YIG nuclease family protein, with product MEASPGGHEWTDIESCEKAWVATPPLSGVYRWFLQGDLPKDFNWPPTLTPIRQGDLIYFGRATSLRTRAKHHKLPTSQSTLRRALASLMGLQAEWRGNSAHPGLVREHEMQLTGWMNNNLSMSFVVVSASLVESTEKSLRASLKPPLNRDGLTPEQRHTSAAAAEMQRNALGARRLRKVDPAEETERRTSALRAIPTTSKGDTITERMALTKTLYEQRWTRSQIAARVGVHTSTVGDYIAKLRDRGEIEPGRSRIRRPVESREQATKLD from the coding sequence ATGGAAGCATCACCCGGAGGTCATGAATGGACGGACATCGAATCTTGTGAAAAGGCCTGGGTCGCCACGCCACCGTTGTCAGGTGTGTATAGGTGGTTTCTCCAGGGCGATCTCCCAAAGGATTTCAATTGGCCTCCTACACTGACTCCCATTCGGCAGGGTGACCTGATTTATTTCGGACGAGCGACGTCTCTCCGCACTCGCGCCAAGCATCATAAACTCCCTACATCCCAGTCAACTCTCCGGAGGGCGCTTGCGTCGCTAATGGGTTTGCAGGCCGAGTGGCGAGGGAATTCAGCGCATCCTGGTCTAGTCCGGGAACACGAGATGCAGTTAACAGGCTGGATGAACAATAACTTATCCATGTCCTTTGTAGTCGTTTCGGCCTCACTCGTGGAAAGCACCGAGAAGTCTCTGCGCGCGTCGCTGAAGCCGCCGCTGAACCGCGACGGCTTGACCCCAGAACAGCGGCACACCAGTGCCGCAGCGGCTGAGATGCAACGCAACGCTTTAGGAGCACGACGTTTGAGAAAGGTCGATCCCGCGGAGGAGACCGAACGCCGCACTTCGGCCCTTCGCGCGATACCAACAACCTCAAAGGGAGACACGATTACGGAACGAATGGCGTTAACCAAGACGCTTTACGAGCAACGGTGGACTCGGTCCCAGATAGCCGCACGAGTGGGGGTGCACACAAGTACAGTCGGAGACTACATCGCCAAACTGCGAGATCGGGGAGAGATAGAACCCGGTCGATCCCGGATCCGCAGACCTGTGGAATCGAGAGAACAAGCGACGAAACTTGACTGA
- a CDS encoding amino acid permease encodes MEQQTMTSGRALGAALKPRQLTMMGLGSAIGAGLFIGSGAGIQAAGPAVLISYLVAGTLIILVMWALGEMAAANPDSGAFSVYTAKAYGPVAGATVGWLWWLQLVVVIAAEALGAAGLLSTIFPALPVWLMAFVFIVVLTAVNLTSVKNFGEFEFWFALLKVAAIVGFLLVGAALLFGWLPGVQSPGLANFTGDGFAPDGFAGIATALFVVAFAFGGTEIVSVAAAETAEPARSVRTAVRTVLWRILVFYIGAIFVIAAVVPVGSAGLKSPFAAVLEAAGMPGAATAITLVAVAALLSALNANLYGASRMAYSLADRGEAPRLLASVSKARVPVVAVLASVAFGVVTVVLELAFPEKVLPVLLNIVGSTCLLVWTSALLAQLALRLRANREGTELPLRMPGFPWLTCFGLLILAAIFTVGFIGEDSRPQLLSTFALVALLAVANWLHHRSGKVAGRVEAAEGDKQPVLID; translated from the coding sequence ATGGAACAACAGACAATGACGTCTGGCCGCGCACTGGGCGCCGCACTCAAACCCCGCCAGCTCACGATGATGGGGCTCGGAAGCGCCATCGGCGCGGGCCTCTTCATCGGCTCCGGAGCCGGCATCCAGGCTGCCGGCCCGGCCGTGCTGATCTCCTACCTCGTGGCCGGCACGCTCATCATCCTGGTGATGTGGGCCCTCGGCGAGATGGCCGCCGCCAACCCGGACAGCGGCGCCTTCTCCGTCTATACCGCCAAGGCCTACGGGCCGGTGGCCGGTGCCACGGTGGGCTGGCTCTGGTGGCTGCAGCTCGTGGTGGTCATCGCCGCGGAAGCGCTCGGTGCGGCGGGCCTGCTGTCCACCATCTTCCCGGCCCTGCCGGTGTGGCTGATGGCCTTCGTGTTCATCGTGGTGCTCACCGCTGTGAACCTCACCAGCGTGAAGAACTTCGGCGAGTTCGAGTTCTGGTTCGCCCTGCTCAAGGTGGCGGCAATCGTCGGGTTCCTCCTGGTGGGCGCTGCCCTGCTCTTTGGCTGGCTGCCGGGCGTTCAGTCGCCGGGCCTGGCCAACTTCACCGGAGACGGATTCGCGCCCGATGGCTTCGCCGGGATCGCGACGGCGCTCTTCGTGGTGGCGTTCGCGTTCGGCGGCACCGAGATCGTGTCCGTGGCGGCAGCTGAGACCGCGGAGCCTGCCCGCAGCGTGCGGACAGCGGTCCGGACGGTGCTGTGGCGCATCCTGGTCTTCTACATCGGTGCGATCTTCGTTATCGCGGCAGTGGTTCCCGTGGGTTCGGCCGGGCTGAAGAGCCCGTTCGCCGCAGTGCTGGAAGCCGCCGGCATGCCCGGCGCAGCCACAGCCATCACCCTGGTGGCCGTGGCGGCGCTGCTCTCCGCCCTCAACGCCAACCTGTACGGCGCCTCCCGGATGGCGTACTCCCTCGCCGACCGGGGTGAAGCACCACGCCTGCTTGCCTCAGTGTCCAAGGCGCGTGTGCCGGTTGTCGCAGTCCTGGCCAGCGTCGCTTTCGGCGTTGTCACGGTTGTGCTGGAGCTGGCGTTCCCGGAGAAGGTCCTTCCCGTCCTGCTCAACATCGTGGGCTCGACGTGCCTGCTGGTGTGGACATCCGCGCTCCTCGCCCAGCTCGCGCTGCGTCTCCGCGCCAACCGCGAGGGTACGGAGCTTCCCCTGCGGATGCCCGGCTTCCCGTGGCTCACGTGCTTTGGCCTGCTCATCCTCGCGGCGATCTTCACGGTGGGCTTCATCGGCGAGGATTCCCGTCCCCAGCTCCTGAGCACTTTCGCGCTCGTGGCGCTGCTGGCGGTGGCAAACTGGCTCCACCACCGTTCCGGGAAGGTTGCGGGCCGGGTTGAAGCGGCGGAGGGTGACAAGCAGCCGGTTCTCATCGACTGA
- the hisC gene encoding histidinol-phosphate transaminase, giving the protein MTRDQLLTAPDTALPTLRGAVAGLPPYVPGRRSAGTDMAALASNESHYEPLPAAAAAVAAAAGTMNRYPDSAAVELRERIARHLGVTAAEVAAGPGSVGVLQQIITGLCDAGDEVIFAWRSFEAYPILVELAGALPVRIPLDDREGHDLDAMAAAVTARTKVILLCTPNNPTGVPISHERIEAFLQSVRSDILVVIDEAYVEYAEAGSGPDSLALYRQYPNVCILRTFSKAYGLAGLRVGYAVAAPAIAEGLRRTALPFSVSALAQKAAVASLDAGEEIEARVAAVRQERARMAAQLEAQGWKLQASQGNFLWIRADDDLCARLVDAFDRAGILVRAYQGDGVRITVASPASNDRVLRLLESHSA; this is encoded by the coding sequence ATGACCCGTGATCAGCTCCTGACCGCACCGGACACCGCGCTCCCCACCCTCCGTGGCGCGGTGGCCGGACTTCCGCCCTACGTCCCGGGCCGGCGCAGCGCCGGGACGGACATGGCAGCCCTCGCCAGCAACGAAAGCCACTACGAACCGCTGCCCGCGGCCGCCGCTGCGGTGGCCGCAGCGGCCGGTACCATGAACCGCTACCCGGACAGCGCCGCCGTCGAACTCCGTGAACGGATTGCCCGCCACCTCGGCGTCACGGCCGCGGAGGTCGCGGCGGGACCCGGCAGCGTCGGTGTCCTCCAGCAGATCATTACCGGCCTTTGCGATGCCGGGGATGAAGTGATCTTCGCGTGGCGCTCGTTCGAGGCCTACCCCATCCTGGTCGAACTGGCAGGCGCCCTGCCGGTCCGCATCCCGCTGGACGACCGTGAGGGCCACGACCTCGATGCCATGGCCGCGGCCGTCACTGCCCGCACGAAGGTGATCCTGCTCTGCACCCCCAACAATCCGACCGGCGTGCCGATCAGCCATGAACGGATCGAGGCGTTCCTGCAATCCGTCCGCTCCGACATCCTCGTGGTGATCGACGAGGCCTATGTGGAATACGCCGAAGCGGGCAGCGGCCCCGATTCCCTGGCCCTCTACCGCCAGTACCCGAACGTCTGCATCCTGCGCACCTTCTCGAAGGCCTACGGACTCGCCGGCCTGCGCGTGGGATACGCCGTGGCGGCGCCGGCCATCGCTGAGGGACTGCGCCGGACCGCGCTTCCCTTCTCCGTGAGCGCGCTGGCCCAGAAGGCGGCCGTCGCGTCGCTGGACGCCGGGGAGGAGATTGAAGCGCGGGTGGCCGCCGTCAGGCAGGAACGCGCACGGATGGCCGCGCAGCTGGAAGCCCAGGGCTGGAAACTGCAGGCGAGCCAGGGCAACTTCCTGTGGATCCGTGCGGATGACGATCTCTGCGCGAGGCTGGTGGACGCGTTTGACCGCGCAGGCATCCTGGTCCGGGCGTACCAGGGGGACGGTGTGCGGATCACCGTCGCCAGCCCCGCCTCCAACGATCGTGTGCTCCGGCTTCTGGAATCCCACTCAGCCTGA
- a CDS encoding Lrp/AsnC family transcriptional regulator, whose protein sequence is MTIPHPRTVDSLDGRIILALDKDPEASALALSRTLGVARNTVHARLARLERSGALRSFSRRLDPAALGYDLMAFLSLSISQTRTGAVEDGLAAIPEVIEVHATTGDADLMAKVVARSTADLYRITNQILEIEGIQRTSTAISVLELMPPRYDGLLSRLSEQESPQRN, encoded by the coding sequence ATGACCATCCCGCACCCCCGCACCGTGGATTCCCTCGACGGCAGGATCATCCTGGCCCTCGACAAGGATCCCGAAGCCAGCGCCCTGGCACTCTCGCGGACGCTCGGCGTCGCACGGAACACGGTCCATGCCCGGCTGGCACGGCTCGAGCGCAGCGGCGCCCTCCGCTCCTTCAGCCGGAGACTGGATCCCGCCGCGCTTGGTTATGACCTGATGGCTTTCCTCTCGCTGTCCATCAGCCAGACCCGGACGGGTGCGGTGGAAGACGGGCTCGCCGCGATTCCGGAGGTCATCGAGGTGCACGCCACCACCGGGGACGCGGACCTCATGGCCAAGGTGGTGGCCCGCAGCACGGCCGATCTCTACCGCATCACCAACCAGATCCTGGAAATCGAGGGGATCCAACGGACCAGCACGGCCATTTCCGTGCTGGAACTTATGCCGCCCCGCTACGACGGCCTCCTGAGCCGGCTGTCGGAGCAGGAATCCCCGCAGCGCAACTAA
- a CDS encoding Fic family protein, which translates to MKASNFETSAFGSVQKDASNGFNWFLPSPLPKDVELSDETQMALSKADGAVGRLDGVARLLRNPELISRPYAAREAVASSRIEGTQATLTDVYESEAGNPRAYVQDVRAIEAYRQALDEGLQYVRDQKVDLSLIQRVHAILVGNHSDMSPGQWRTTPVWLGSPTKGPETARFVPPIGPAMIENLDDWETWHARPPRLPLLIRIALLHYQFLTIHPFRDGNGRVGRMLIQLLLEEERALSAPLLYVSAYFAANRTEYYDRLQNVREKGEIQEWLQFFLTAVHVQAEDGLARALHLLELREKYRADLSGVRSRAPEVVDMLFENPVVTAAQVQLQLNVSNQGALNLLRSLERRHWLSTLGSFGRGGTKFWYAPQVLQLFDDESRPAPEESE; encoded by the coding sequence ATGAAAGCTTCGAACTTTGAGACTTCCGCGTTCGGAAGCGTGCAGAAGGATGCAAGCAACGGCTTCAACTGGTTCTTGCCCTCCCCGTTGCCAAAGGACGTAGAACTAAGCGATGAAACACAGATGGCACTGTCGAAAGCGGACGGGGCGGTTGGGCGGCTCGACGGTGTGGCGCGCCTGCTTCGCAATCCCGAACTCATCAGCAGGCCGTACGCGGCACGCGAAGCCGTAGCAAGCTCGCGAATCGAAGGCACCCAAGCGACCCTTACGGACGTGTATGAATCCGAGGCAGGAAACCCCAGAGCCTACGTCCAGGACGTCCGCGCGATAGAGGCCTATAGGCAAGCGCTCGATGAAGGCCTTCAATATGTGCGAGATCAAAAAGTCGACCTCTCCCTTATTCAGCGCGTTCATGCCATCCTTGTGGGGAACCACTCAGACATGTCTCCCGGGCAATGGCGAACCACTCCTGTTTGGCTCGGTTCACCCACAAAGGGCCCAGAAACTGCTCGATTCGTTCCGCCGATCGGACCGGCAATGATTGAGAATTTGGACGACTGGGAGACCTGGCACGCGAGGCCGCCACGACTGCCATTGCTGATACGCATCGCCCTGCTTCATTATCAGTTTTTGACAATTCATCCATTCCGCGATGGCAACGGTCGTGTCGGCCGGATGCTGATTCAACTCCTATTAGAGGAGGAGCGCGCGCTGTCGGCTCCCCTTTTGTACGTCAGCGCCTATTTCGCTGCAAACCGCACAGAGTACTACGACCGATTGCAAAATGTTCGCGAAAAGGGTGAGATCCAGGAATGGCTGCAGTTCTTCCTCACGGCTGTGCATGTTCAGGCCGAAGATGGGCTCGCCCGAGCACTTCACCTTTTGGAACTCAGGGAAAAGTACCGCGCCGACCTATCTGGTGTCCGCAGCCGCGCTCCAGAGGTCGTAGACATGCTTTTTGAGAACCCAGTGGTTACTGCCGCCCAAGTTCAACTGCAGCTGAACGTATCGAACCAGGGAGCATTGAACCTGCTCAGGTCTTTGGAACGTCGCCATTGGCTCAGCACTTTGGGATCCTTCGGTCGGGGCGGCACAAAGTTCTGGTATGCCCCTCAGGTTCTTCAGCTCTTCGATGACGAATCAAGGCCAGCGCCTGAGGAGTCCGAATAA
- a CDS encoding thiamine pyrophosphate-binding protein — MTTLTVSGRVAQVLSSYISDVFGVMGNGNVYFLDAAEQLGLRFSPVRHEGAAIAAADAYYRTSGRLAAGTTTYGPGYTNALTALAEAVQAQIPVVLVTGDAPSSGARPQDVDQTAIAAALGAATFTVTRDAAGAITQQAVEYALTKRTAVVIAIPYDLAALEAGDEELPAPLAAAVTDDVDGGLGQTARLLAGAKRPLIIAGRGAHLAGAGPELRELADRLGALTAGTALALNLLKGEGYLGVAGGFGTDTAAGLMGEADVVLVAGASLSPFTMRFGHLLGPDSTVIQIDTALQPTHPRVDMFVSADVKSAAGRILRMLDGPASPDASRAEAWRGEARKRLAEGPAHHPGSDETPDGRLDPRSLATALDAVLPERRTVVQDGGHFVGWAPMYWRIPRPQDLVMVGTAYQAIGLGLASAVGAARAVEDGRTLVLASGDGGFLMGLSDLESLIGAASSAVVVIYNDAAYGAEIHQYGSQGLTEKPMLIPEVDFSGIARALGAESAIIRSLADLAALEEWIDAGAKGTFVADCRITSSVRAPWLSEWMQASQAAKAAVAG; from the coding sequence ATGACTACTCTCACTGTCTCCGGCCGCGTGGCACAGGTTCTCAGCAGCTACATCAGCGATGTCTTCGGTGTGATGGGCAACGGAAACGTCTACTTCCTGGACGCCGCGGAACAGCTGGGCCTCCGTTTCTCCCCCGTCCGCCACGAAGGCGCCGCCATCGCCGCGGCCGACGCCTACTACCGGACCTCAGGTCGCCTCGCAGCGGGCACCACCACCTACGGCCCCGGCTACACCAACGCCCTCACTGCCCTCGCCGAGGCGGTCCAGGCGCAAATCCCCGTTGTACTGGTCACCGGGGACGCTCCGAGCAGCGGCGCCCGGCCCCAGGACGTGGATCAGACTGCAATCGCCGCGGCACTCGGCGCGGCCACCTTCACCGTCACCCGCGACGCCGCGGGTGCCATCACGCAGCAGGCGGTGGAATACGCACTCACCAAGCGCACCGCCGTCGTGATTGCCATCCCCTACGACCTCGCGGCGCTCGAGGCCGGGGACGAGGAACTTCCGGCGCCGCTGGCAGCGGCGGTGACGGACGACGTCGACGGCGGCCTTGGGCAGACAGCCCGCCTGCTCGCCGGGGCGAAGCGCCCGCTGATCATCGCCGGCCGCGGTGCGCATCTCGCCGGAGCCGGCCCGGAGCTCCGCGAGCTCGCCGACCGCCTCGGCGCACTGACCGCCGGAACCGCCCTGGCGCTCAACCTCCTCAAAGGCGAGGGGTACCTGGGCGTCGCCGGCGGTTTCGGCACGGACACCGCGGCCGGGCTCATGGGTGAGGCCGATGTAGTCCTCGTGGCCGGGGCGAGCCTGAGCCCCTTCACCATGCGGTTCGGGCACCTGCTCGGCCCGGACAGCACCGTCATCCAGATCGACACCGCCCTGCAGCCGACGCACCCCCGGGTGGACATGTTCGTCAGCGCGGACGTGAAGTCTGCCGCGGGACGCATCCTGAGGATGCTGGATGGCCCGGCCTCTCCGGACGCCAGCCGCGCAGAAGCCTGGCGCGGGGAAGCCCGCAAGCGCCTGGCCGAAGGACCGGCCCACCACCCAGGCTCCGACGAGACCCCGGACGGCCGGCTGGACCCGCGCTCCCTGGCCACGGCACTGGATGCCGTCCTGCCGGAGCGCCGCACGGTGGTCCAGGACGGAGGGCACTTCGTCGGCTGGGCGCCCATGTACTGGCGCATCCCGAGGCCGCAGGACCTGGTCATGGTGGGGACCGCCTACCAGGCCATCGGGCTGGGCCTTGCCAGCGCCGTCGGGGCAGCCCGCGCCGTGGAGGACGGCCGCACCCTGGTGCTGGCCTCCGGCGACGGCGGTTTCCTGATGGGCCTGTCCGACCTCGAATCGCTCATTGGTGCGGCGAGCAGCGCCGTCGTCGTGATCTACAACGATGCCGCCTACGGAGCCGAAATCCACCAGTACGGCTCCCAGGGCCTGACCGAAAAGCCGATGCTGATCCCCGAGGTGGACTTCAGCGGCATCGCCCGCGCGCTCGGTGCCGAGTCGGCGATCATCCGCTCACTGGCGGACCTAGCCGCGCTCGAGGAATGGATCGACGCCGGTGCGAAGGGAACCTTCGTGGCCGACTGCCGGATCACGTCGAGCGTCCGGGCGCCGTGGCTGAGCGAGTGGATGCAGGCCTCGCAGGCTGCAAAGGCGGCGGTGGCGGGGTAG
- a CDS encoding DUF6994 family protein: MSEHGLAGATAVLDEVGGRPPNTPEMLVCSTSFDYKTDSPARNNPDPDRDSPKLRSLHQLLWTKKLNSGVLFAQTVPPNRGDGYLIFTDTSGGRHWYGSDAITNSYTKWLRPRPLADAIAGLNEEQRARYLNPPYTIGSAMIWPVRTADRPTINQARGIRSLIADRMDLTLECIRRHYAGEPESPLAGVLNAYADFFALFDGFKEFVDFFHLQDLVTADYDEVRFFLPFDNFKRRGTPATTEEYVTYREATLEFIAKRGQRITKWLEDNHPDNEIGG; this comes from the coding sequence ATGAGTGAACATGGTCTGGCGGGGGCAACGGCAGTGCTCGACGAAGTCGGGGGGCGGCCGCCGAACACCCCCGAGATGCTGGTCTGCAGTACGTCCTTCGACTACAAGACCGACAGCCCGGCGAGGAACAATCCCGACCCGGACAGGGACAGTCCGAAGCTCCGGTCTCTCCATCAGTTGCTGTGGACCAAGAAGCTGAACTCCGGTGTCCTTTTCGCGCAGACCGTGCCGCCGAATCGTGGGGACGGCTACCTCATCTTCACCGACACCTCCGGGGGGAGGCATTGGTACGGCAGCGACGCCATCACGAACTCCTACACCAAGTGGCTGCGCCCGAGGCCTCTGGCCGACGCCATTGCCGGGCTGAACGAGGAGCAGCGGGCCCGCTACCTCAACCCGCCGTACACCATCGGCAGTGCAATGATCTGGCCCGTCAGGACGGCGGACCGACCCACCATCAACCAGGCACGAGGAATCAGGTCGCTGATCGCTGACCGCATGGACCTCACCCTGGAGTGCATCCGGCGTCACTACGCAGGAGAGCCCGAGAGCCCCCTCGCCGGTGTCCTCAACGCCTACGCGGACTTCTTCGCGCTCTTCGACGGGTTCAAGGAGTTCGTGGACTTCTTCCACCTGCAAGACCTCGTCACTGCCGACTACGACGAGGTTCGGTTCTTCCTGCCGTTCGACAACTTCAAGCGACGCGGAACACCGGCCACAACGGAGGAGTACGTGACGTATCGGGAGGCCACGCTGGAGTTCATCGCGAAACGGGGACAGCGGATTACCAAGTGGCTTGAGGACAACCACCCCGACAACGAGATTGGCGGTTAG
- a CDS encoding DUF4190 domain-containing protein — translation MGKIMSDIKNGPAPWATPEERVQLVRLVEEKRKNGLGVASLVVGIVAAVFSMIPIVGMIAFILGPIAVILGVIALFLKNRKKGMAITGVILGIVSVIVAAMVTAGVSAAAKAIDNSINAEHTVEYIVTTTGPASISYWTPGGTSTEDVTSEWKKSITSTEFGFTSLSVTGSYSDASAAVTCEILIDGKSAGKNTGNGTGAHASCSGSTWSK, via the coding sequence ATGGGGAAAATTATGTCTGATATCAAAAATGGTCCGGCACCTTGGGCAACGCCTGAAGAACGAGTTCAGCTCGTGCGACTTGTCGAGGAGAAGCGCAAAAACGGCCTCGGTGTTGCGTCTCTTGTAGTGGGCATCGTCGCAGCAGTGTTCAGTATGATCCCGATCGTGGGCATGATCGCCTTTATCCTAGGCCCCATTGCCGTCATCCTCGGCGTCATCGCTCTCTTCCTGAAGAATCGGAAGAAGGGCATGGCAATAACGGGAGTCATCCTCGGCATCGTCAGCGTTATTGTCGCCGCAATGGTGACGGCCGGAGTGAGTGCCGCAGCAAAGGCAATTGACAACAGCATCAATGCCGAGCACACGGTGGAGTACATCGTAACCACCACCGGTCCGGCCAGCATCTCGTACTGGACCCCCGGCGGGACATCAACTGAAGACGTCACGTCAGAGTGGAAGAAGTCCATCACCTCTACGGAATTCGGTTTTACGAGCCTGTCAGTCACCGGAAGCTACAGCGATGCGTCCGCCGCAGTCACGTGCGAGATTCTGATCGATGGCAAGAGCGCAGGTAAGAACACGGGCAACGGCACTGGCGCTCATGCCTCTTGCTCGGGAAGCACCTGGTCCAAGTAG
- a CDS encoding ketopantoate reductase family protein, translating into MRILVVGAGATGGAFGTLLQEAGRDVTYLVRPRKQEALRRDGLRFISPTADRTHPVKTITAPDGSEAFDLILVTVKATAFEGVLGEIGAFVGPGTSIIPILNGMAHVDRLEQLYPGQVLGGLARIVATLDGDVVRQQMPLTSLMVGGLSGNPVPTDVSEALDVPGVDFSVVDDVAGALWEKWVFIAAAGIVNCLFRAPVGRIIDAGGRSRILEAISETEAVAAAAGHPVSDAGHAQAVGILTEPGSAFTSSLYRDLSAGLPSEAEHILGDLAGRARSLNVPTPLLELTLIQIRAGLPT; encoded by the coding sequence ATGCGGATACTCGTCGTCGGAGCCGGAGCCACAGGCGGGGCGTTCGGAACGCTCCTGCAGGAAGCGGGACGGGATGTCACGTATCTGGTGCGGCCGCGCAAGCAAGAGGCCCTCCGCCGGGACGGGTTACGCTTCATTTCCCCCACCGCTGACCGGACGCACCCGGTAAAAACCATCACCGCCCCGGACGGGTCAGAGGCCTTCGATCTGATCCTCGTCACGGTCAAAGCCACCGCGTTCGAGGGCGTACTCGGCGAGATTGGCGCTTTCGTCGGGCCTGGAACGAGCATCATTCCCATCCTCAACGGCATGGCCCATGTGGACCGGCTTGAGCAGTTGTACCCGGGCCAGGTGCTCGGCGGCCTGGCCCGGATCGTCGCCACTCTCGACGGCGATGTGGTCCGCCAGCAGATGCCCCTCACTTCCCTCATGGTGGGCGGGCTGAGCGGAAACCCTGTCCCTACGGATGTTTCCGAAGCTCTGGACGTGCCCGGCGTCGACTTCTCGGTAGTGGACGACGTAGCCGGCGCCCTGTGGGAGAAATGGGTATTCATCGCGGCCGCAGGAATCGTCAACTGCCTGTTCCGGGCGCCGGTTGGACGGATCATCGACGCCGGCGGGCGGTCCAGGATCCTGGAGGCCATCAGTGAAACCGAAGCGGTGGCGGCGGCGGCAGGACATCCCGTTTCCGACGCCGGTCATGCACAGGCGGTCGGTATCCTGACTGAACCGGGATCGGCCTTCACTTCCTCCCTGTACCGGGACCTCAGCGCAGGGCTCCCATCGGAGGCCGAGCACATCCTCGGCGACCTTGCCGGCAGAGCCCGCAGCCTCAACGTCCCTACGCCTCTGTTGGAGCTCACCCTCATCCAGATCAGGGCCGGCCTGCCAACCTGA